The DNA sequence AGATCTCCTCGGGCTCCCAGGTGTCGACGCGGCCGAAGCCGAAGCCGAAGGTCTTGAAGCCCATCGACTCCAGCGCGACGTTGCCGGCCAGCACCAGCAGGTCGGCCCACGAGATCTTCTGGCCGTACTTCTGCTTGACCGGCCAGAGCAGGCGGCGCGCCTTGTCGAGGTTGGCGTTGTCCGGCCAGCTGTTCAGCGGGGCGAAGCGCTGCCCGCCGTCACCGGCGCCACCGCGGCCGTCGTGGATGCGGTAGGTGCCCGCGGCGTGCCAGCTCATCCGGATCATCAGGCCGCCGTAGTGGCCGAAGTCCGCCGGCCACCAGTCCTGCGAGGTGGTGAGCACCTCGGTGATGTCCCGCTTGAGGGCCTCGACGTCGAGCTTCGCGAACTCCTTGGCGTAGGCGAACTTCTCGCCCAGCGGGTTGCTCTTCGCCGAGTGCGCGTGCAGCACCGTGAGGTCGAGCTGGTTGGGCCACCAGTCCTTGTTGGTGCGCGGACGGCCGCCCGTCTTCGGCTGCGGCGAGCCGATCGCCGGGTTCTCGCTCTCGCTGCCGTGCGAGGTCACGGAGTCGTGCGCGACCGGGCAACCGGCCGCCGCCTTCTGGTCCACGCCCTGCGCGCTGGACGGGGCGTTGTCCTGGGTGGAGCTCATTTACTTCCTTCCGAGAGCGGCGAATCATTTCGGGTGCGTCCGGCCGCGCAGCCGGGGCAGGTGCCCCAGTAGACGACCTCCGCTTGGTCGATCACGAAACCGTGGTCGTCCGAGGCGGTGAGGCAGGGGGTGTGGCCGACGGCGCAGTCGACGTCGGCGATCGCCCCGCAGGTGCGGCACACGACGTGGTGGTGGTTGTCCCCCACGCGTGACTCGTAGCGGGCGTTCGCGCCGGCGGGCTGGATGCGCCGCACCAGTCCGGCGTCGGTGAGCGCACGCAGCACGTCGTAGATCGTCTGGTGCGACACCGACGGGTGCTCGGCGCGCACCAGGTCGATCACCGTTTCGGTGTCGACGTGCGGGTTCTCGCGCAGCACCGCGAGCACGGCCAGCCGGGGCCGTGTCACACGGAGTGAGACGGCTCGCAACTGCGCTTCGTAGTCGGACATCACGGCCGACCCTAGGACCGTATCTGGAATGAGTCAAGTTATGACGGCGGTTCCACCCGGTGGTGTCGCGCGGTGCGGGTACTCGACCGGCCGGCTGCCTGGTTAGGCTCGCGGGCATGCCGGACACGCAGTACGAAGACCTCCTCCGCCACGTGCTCGAAACGGGGACCCGCAAAGGGGACCGTACTGGTACCGGCACGCGGTCGATCTTCGGGCACCAGCTGCGCTACCGCCTCTCGGACGGCTTCCCGCTGATCACCACGAAGAAGGTCCACTTCCGCTCGATCGCCTACGAACTGCTGTGGTTCCTGCGCGGCGACGCGAACGTCGGCTGGCTGCGCGAGCACGGCGTGACGATCTGGGACGAGTGGGCGGCACCCGACGGCGACCTCGGCCCGGTCTACGGCGTCCAGTGGCGTTCGTGGCCGACCCCGGACGGCGGCCACGTCGACCAGATCGCGGAGGTCCTGCGCACGCTGCGCGAGAACCCCGACTCGC is a window from the Amycolatopsis sp. cg9 genome containing:
- a CDS encoding Fur family transcriptional regulator — its product is MSDYEAQLRAVSLRVTRPRLAVLAVLRENPHVDTETVIDLVRAEHPSVSHQTIYDVLRALTDAGLVRRIQPAGANARYESRVGDNHHHVVCRTCGAIADVDCAVGHTPCLTASDDHGFVIDQAEVVYWGTCPGCAAGRTRNDSPLSEGSK